Proteins found in one Hypomesus transpacificus isolate Combined female chromosome 20, fHypTra1, whole genome shotgun sequence genomic segment:
- the slc23a1 gene encoding solute carrier family 23 member 1, with protein sequence MDTTVEPKSHDVLEVPEGWGQQTDRVKETIGERKALDMIYTIEDVPPWYLCVLLGLQHYLTCFSGTIAVPFLLAEAMCVGQDQHAVSQLVGTIFTCVGITTLIQTTFGIRLPLFQASAFAFLVPAQAILGLERWKCPPDEEIYGNWSLPLNTSHIWNPRIREIQGAIIVSSLVEVLMGLAGLPGLLLDYIGPLTVTPTVSLIGLSVITTAGDRAGSHWGLSALCIFLIVLFSQYLRNWPLPLPTYTRKKGFSTTKVHIFKMFPIIMAIMLVWLVCYILTLTDVLPSDPSRYGYKARTDARGDIMTLSPWFRVPYPCQWGLPTVTVAGVLGMFSATLAGIVESIGDYYACARLSGAPPPPVHAINRGIFTEGVCCIIAGLLGTGNGSTSSSPNIGVLGITKVGSRRVVQYGAVIMFLLGTVGKFTALFASLPDPILGGMFCTLFGMITAVGLSNLQSVDLNSSRNLFVLGFSLFFGLMLPNYLDTHPGSIQTGVSELDQILTVLLTTEMFVGGFLAFALDNTIPGTRKERGLLDWKATVASEGSSASRGTYDFPVGMGCVRKTGWLRYLPICPSFQGWGDRGGHRSSLQEEVGKGTGGIAEGAAANTDTSASLTCTKV encoded by the exons ATGGACACGACAGTGGAACCCAAG agtcaTGATGTTCTGGAAGTCCCAGAGGGGTGGggtcagcagacagacagggttaaGGAGACAATCGGAGAGAGGAAGGCCCTGGACATGATCTACACTATTGAGGATGTCCCGCCCTGGTATCTCTGTGTACTACTGGGCCTccag cactaCCTGACGTGTTTCAGCGGGACCATCGCGGTGCCCTTCCTCCTGGCGGAAGCCATGTGTGTGGGTCAGGACCAGCACGCAGTCAGCCAGCTGGTGGGAACCATCTTCACCTGTGTGGGCATCACCACTCTCATACAGACCACCTTCGGAATCAG ACTGCCTCTGTTCCAGGCCAGTGCGTTTGCGTTTCTCGTCCCAGCTCAGGCCATCCTGGGGCTGGAGCGCTGGAAGTGCCCCCCTGATG AGGAGATTTATGGGAACTGGAGTCTTCCCCTGAACACCTCCCATATATGGAACCCCAGGATCAGAGAG ATCCAGGGGGCCATCATCGTGTCCAGCCTGGTGGAGGTGCTGATGGGATTGGCTGGACTCCCAGGCCTGCTGCTGGACTACATCGGCCCGCTCACCGTCACTCCCACCGTGTCCCTCATTGGCCTGTCTGTTATCACCACCGCTGGAGACCGGGCCGGCTCCCACTGGGGGCTGTCTGCACT GTGTATCTTCCTCATTGTTCTGTTTTCCCAGTACCTAAGGaactggcccctccccctgcccaccTACACCAGGAAGAAGGGCTTCTCAACCACCAAGGTCCACATCTTCAAGATGTTTCCT attaTCATGGCGATCATGTTGGTGTGGCTGGTGTGCTACATCCTCACCCTTACTGATGTGTTGCCTAGCGACCCTAGTCGCTATGGATACAAAGCTCGCACAGATGCCCGCGGTGACATCATGACCTTGTCACCATGGTTCCGGGTCCCCTACCCCT GCCAGTGGGGGTTGCCGACAGTGACTGTTGCCGGGGTGCTGGGAATGTTCAGTGCTACCCTGGCGGGCATCGTGGAGTCGATTGGAGATTACTATGCCTGTGCCCGCCTCTCGGGGGCGCCACCACCCCCCGTACACGCTATCAACAG AGGTATCTTCACAGAGGGGGTATGCTGCATCATCGCAGGACTGCTGGGAACTGGTAATGGATCCACCTCTTCCAGCCCCAACATAGGTGTGCTGGGGATTACCAAG GTGGGCAGCAGGAGGGTGGTCCAGTATGGGGCAGTCATCATGTTCCTCCTGGGCACCGTGGGCAAGTTCACGGCTCTCTTTGCCTCCCTGCCCGACCCCATCCTGGGGGGCATGTTCTGCACTCTGTTTG gtATGATCACGGCAGTGGGACTGTCCAACCTGCAGAGTGTGGATCTTAACTCCTCCAGGAACCTCTTCGTTCTCGGCTTCTCCTTGTTTTTTGGCCTCATGCTTCCCAACTACCTGGACACACACCCTGGCAGCATCCAGACAG GAGTGTCAGAGCTGGATCAGATTCTAACCGTGCTTCTGACCACGGAGATGTTCGTAGGTGGCTTTCTGGCCTTCGCTCTCGACAACACCATCCCCG GCACGAGGAAGGAGCGTGGCCTGTTGGACTGGAAGGCAACGGTTGCCTCAGAGGGCTCCTCTGCCAGCCGGGGCACCTACGACTTTCCCGTGGGGATGGGCTGTGTCCGCAAGACTGGCTGGCTACGCTACCTGCCTATCTGCCCCAGCTTCCAGGGCTGGGGGGACCGAGGCGGCCACAGGTCCAGCCTCCAAGAGGAGGTCGGCAAGGGGACTGGTGGGATTGCGGAGGGGGCAGCAGCAAACACAGACACCTCAGCTAGTCTGACATGCACTAAGGTGTAG
- the pfdn1 gene encoding prefoldin subunit 1 isoform X2: MAAPIDLELKKAFAELQAKMIDTQQKAKLADLQIDQLTRMKKHANLTHTEIASLPGTTRMYEGVGRMFILQSKEEINTQLTDKQKTSDEKIKELEQKKTYLERSVKDAEDNIREMLMSRRAQ, encoded by the exons ATGGCCGCGCCCATAGACCTCGAGCTGAAAAAG GCCTTTGCGGAGCTTCAGGCCAAGATGATTGACACACAACAGAAGGCTAAGCTAGCAGACTTGCAGATCGATCAGTTGACCCGGATGAAGAAACATGCTAACCTCACACACACGGAGATCGCCTCATTGCCAGGAACCACGCGAATGTACGAGGGTGTGGGGCGGAT GTTCATCCTGCAGTCTAAAGAGGAGATCAACACCCagctcacagacaaacagaaaacgTCAGATGAGAAGATTAAAGAGCTGGAG cAAAAGAAGACCTACCTTGAGCGCAGTGTGAAGGATGCTGAAGACAATATCAGAGAAATGCTGATGTCCAGGAGggctcagtaa
- the pfdn1 gene encoding prefoldin subunit 1 isoform X1, which translates to MAAPIDLELKKAFAELQAKMIDTQQKAKLADLQIDQLTRMKKHANLTHTEIASLPGTTRMYEGVGRMFILQSKEEINTQLTDKQKTSDEKIKELESNNGPRDVSGSSLCGLAPASQKAADADDIQGPS; encoded by the exons ATGGCCGCGCCCATAGACCTCGAGCTGAAAAAG GCCTTTGCGGAGCTTCAGGCCAAGATGATTGACACACAACAGAAGGCTAAGCTAGCAGACTTGCAGATCGATCAGTTGACCCGGATGAAGAAACATGCTAACCTCACACACACGGAGATCGCCTCATTGCCAGGAACCACGCGAATGTACGAGGGTGTGGGGCGGAT GTTCATCCTGCAGTCTAAAGAGGAGATCAACACCCagctcacagacaaacagaaaacgTCAGATGAGAAGATTAAAGAGCTGGAG AGCAACAATGGCCCCCGAGATGTCAGCGGGTCGTCATTATGTGGGCTTGCTCCTGCCTCGCAGAAAGCTGCCGATGCAGATGACATTCAGGGGCCATCTTGA